A part of Kryptolebias marmoratus isolate JLee-2015 linkage group LG8, ASM164957v2, whole genome shotgun sequence genomic DNA contains:
- the acvrl1 gene encoding serine/threonine-protein kinase receptor R3, which translates to MGRSALLSVAFAGVFLWSSAVHAETTVEPEGEDLLCTCENNKNTCSNGTCRGDYCFYTWVHGREERGCFSKTHYMEQCHGSFKGLFTYCCTQTKCNAFVTPPPNINGEPTTTAPPEFTQPSLWIAVSLVILFTAVSVCIFVVFLRFRRAPCKLKDPEGHGAMIKVPNGDDPTYSDIFDEFCTSGSGTGLPYLVQRTMARQISLVECVGKGRYGEVWRGTWMGESVAIKIFSSRDEQSWFRETEIYNTVQLRHENILGFIASDMTSKNSSTQLWLVTHFHELGSLYDFLQYSSLEPEGCLRMCLSVVCGLVQLHTEIVSSQEKPAIAHRDLKSRNILVKRNGQCCIADLGLAVIHSQSHDYLDVGNNPRVGTKRYMAPEVLDETIRVDIFESYKQTDIWALGLVFWEIARRTNVNGIVEEYRPPFFDLVPSDPSFEEMKKVVCVDQQRPSLHNRLHSHPILSTIVKLMKECWYQNPTARLTALRVKKTLSKLDTESDFSIDKLKRDI; encoded by the exons ATGGGACGCTCCGCTCTGCTCTCAGTTGCGTTTGCAGGAGTTTTCCTGTGGAGTTCTGCCGTTCATGCAG aGACCACGGTCGAGCCAGAAGGCGAGGATCTGCTGTGCACCTgtgagaacaacaaaaacacgtGCAGCAATGGAACGTGCCGAGGGGACTACTGCTTCTACACCTGGGTTCATGGCAGAGAGGAACGGGGCTGTTTTTCCAAAACTCACTACATGGAGCAGTGCCACGGCTCCTTCAAGGGCCTTTTCACCTACTGCTGCACACAGACCAAGTGCAACGCCTTCGTCACGCCGCCTCCAAATATTA ATGGGGAGCCAACCACAACAGCCCCTCCAGAATTCACACAGCCCTCGCTGTGGATCGCTGTGTCTTTGGTGATCCTGTTCACCGCCGTGAGCGTGTGCATCTTCGTGGTATTTCTGCGCTTCCGACGAGCGCCCTGCAAACTGAAAGACCCCGAAGGCCACGGCGCCATGATCAAAGTCCCCAACGGAGATGACCCCACATACAGC GATATTTTTGATGAGTTTTGCACGTCAGGGAGCGGGACAGGGCTTCCGTATCTGGTCCAAAGGACTATGGCTCGACAGATCTCGCTCGTTGAGTGTGTTG GTAAAGGCAGGTATGGGGAGGTGTGGAGGGGAACGTGGATGGGGGAGAGTGTAGCCATCAAGATATTCTCCTCCAGGGACGAGCAGTCGTGGTTCAGAGAGACGGAGATCTACAACACCGTGCAGCTGCGCCATGAAAACATTCTGG GTTTTATTGCCTCTGATATGACGTCCAAGAACTCCAGTACCCAGCTGTGGCTCGTCACTCACTTTCATGAGCTGGGTTCCCTCTACGATTTCCTGCAGTACAGCAGCCTGGAGCCGGAGGGCTGCCTGAGGATGTGCCTGTCGGTGGTGTGCGGCCTGGTCCAACTCCACACCGAGATCGTCAGCTCCCAGGAAAAGCCGGCGATCGCCCACCGGGATCTGAAAAGCCGAAACATCCTGGTGAAGCGAAACGGGCAGTGCTGCATCGCTGATCTGG GTCTGGCTGTGATCCACTCTCAGTCTCACGACTACCTGGACGTGGGCAACAATCCTCGCGTCGGGACGAAGCGCTACATGGCTCCTGAAGTGCTGGACGAGACTATCCGTGTGGACATTTTTGAGTCTTATAAGCAAACTGACATCTGGGCTCTTGGCCTGGTCTTCTGGGAAATAGCCCGCAGGACAAACGTCAACG GGATTGTGGAAGAGTACCGTCCTCCTTTCTTTGACCTGGTTCCCTCAGATCCCAGCTTTGAGGAGATGAAGAAAGTGGTGTGTGTGGACCAGCAGAGGCCCAGTCTGCACAACAGACTCCACTCCCATCCA ATCTTGTCAACCATCGTGAAGCTCATGAAGGAGTGTTGGTACCAGAACCCAACGGCCCGCCTCACAGCCTTGCGGGTGAAGAAGACTCTTTCCAAACTGGACACAGAGAGCGACTTCAGTATAGATAAGCTCAAGCGGGACATTTAG